A genome region from Chitinophagales bacterium includes the following:
- the nhaA gene encoding Na+/H+ antiporter NhaA codes for MIRRLKQQIDKTLQEFISHQQSAGFLIIGATILALVLGNLPVHELIEKVWHTDAGIHVGTFNFQLSLHAWVNDGLMAIFFFMVGLEIKRELIDGALSSFKKASLPVAAALGGMIVPALIYAVFNFNNPATAHGWGVPMATDIAFALAVLLLAGNRVPFALKLLLTSLAVVDDLGAIVVIAIFYAKELHLNYLLAAGGITLWMGLMNYAGVKRFVWYIVPGVLLWYAVFQSGIHATIAGVIHAMMIPYDKNDSANSTLVRIGHEVHVPVNFLILPLFAFSNTLITFTPEMFHDLASPMSLGIALGLMVGKPVGITLFVWLAVKTGFSTLDGRTNIKQVLSVAVLGGIGFTMSIFVSMLAFEDANMINASKLAILLSSSAAAIAGLFLIKRVLKEEDALRT; via the coding sequence ATGATTCGTAGGTTAAAACAGCAGATAGATAAAACATTACAGGAGTTTATCAGCCATCAGCAGAGTGCCGGATTTTTAATTATTGGCGCTACCATCCTTGCGTTGGTATTGGGTAATTTACCTGTACATGAGTTGATAGAAAAAGTATGGCATACCGATGCTGGCATTCATGTAGGTACTTTTAATTTTCAGCTATCGCTGCATGCTTGGGTAAACGATGGCTTAATGGCGATATTCTTTTTTATGGTTGGGCTGGAGATAAAGCGGGAGTTGATAGATGGCGCATTGTCTTCCTTTAAAAAAGCATCGTTGCCGGTAGCAGCCGCTTTAGGTGGAATGATTGTGCCTGCATTGATTTATGCGGTATTCAATTTTAATAATCCTGCAACGGCACATGGTTGGGGTGTTCCAATGGCTACCGATATTGCTTTTGCATTGGCAGTGTTGTTGCTGGCGGGCAATAGAGTTCCATTTGCATTAAAGTTATTGCTTACATCGCTGGCAGTGGTAGATGATTTAGGAGCCATTGTGGTAATTGCAATTTTTTATGCAAAGGAGCTGCATCTGAATTATTTGTTGGCAGCAGGTGGCATTACGCTGTGGATGGGTTTAATGAATTATGCAGGTGTAAAGCGTTTTGTATGGTACATTGTTCCGGGTGTTTTGTTGTGGTATGCTGTTTTTCAATCGGGCATTCATGCTACCATTGCAGGAGTAATCCATGCTATGATGATTCCTTACGATAAAAACGACAGTGCCAATTCCACATTGGTTCGTATTGGACACGAAGTGCATGTGCCTGTAAATTTTTTAATTCTGCCATTATTTGCATTCAGCAATACGCTCATCACTTTCACTCCCGAAATGTTTCACGATTTAGCTTCGCCAATGTCTTTAGGTATTGCACTGGGCTTAATGGTTGGTAAGCCGGTTGGCATTACATTGTTTGTGTGGTTGGCAGTTAAAACGGGATTCTCTACCTTAGACGGGCGCACTAATATTAAGCAAGTGTTGTCGGTAGCCGTGTTGGGAGGAATCGGCTTTACCATGTCAATTTTTGTGAGTATGCTGGCGTTTGAAGATGCTAATATGATTAACGCTTCTAAGCTGGCAATTTTGCTTTCTTCATCTGCAGCAGCAATTGCAGGTTTGTTTTTGATAAAGAGAGTATTGAAAGAAGAAGACGCACTTCGCACATAG
- the ccoS gene encoding cbb3-type cytochrome oxidase assembly protein CcoS, which translates to MSVLFILIGVSLVFALGFLIAFIFSVKNGQFDDDYTPSVRILFEDETNHTSIQKKQQ; encoded by the coding sequence GTGAGTGTATTGTTCATATTAATTGGGGTGAGTTTAGTATTTGCGCTGGGCTTTTTAATAGCCTTCATTTTTAGCGTAAAGAACGGTCAGTTCGATGATGATTATACACCATCGGTTAGGATTCTTTTTGAAGACGAAACCAATCATACTTCAATCCAAAAGAAACAACAGTAG
- a CDS encoding gamma carbonic anhydrase family protein, with protein sequence MALILPVRGHTPILGENCWLAPNATIVGEVTMGNNCSVWFNAVVRGDVHYIKVGNNVNIQDGAIIHGTYQQAPTQIGDNVSIGHRAIVHGCTVLQNSLVGMGAIVMDNAVVEENAIVAAGAVVSEKTIVKGGWIYAGIPAKPLKQVDEKNFQHLIARISKNYAMYAAWFKEQA encoded by the coding sequence ATGGCACTAATTTTACCTGTGCGCGGGCACACACCAATACTGGGCGAAAACTGCTGGTTAGCACCCAATGCAACCATTGTGGGCGAAGTAACGATGGGCAACAATTGCAGCGTGTGGTTTAATGCAGTAGTGCGGGGCGATGTGCATTATATTAAAGTAGGAAACAACGTAAATATACAAGACGGAGCCATCATTCACGGCACATACCAGCAAGCGCCAACCCAAATTGGCGATAATGTGAGCATTGGCCATCGCGCTATAGTACATGGTTGCACTGTGCTTCAGAATTCACTTGTTGGCATGGGCGCCATAGTAATGGATAATGCAGTAGTGGAGGAGAATGCCATTGTTGCAGCAGGTGCAGTAGTGAGCGAAAAAACCATTGTAAAAGGCGGTTGGATATATGCCGGCATACCTGCCAAACCACTAAAGCAGGTAGATGAAAAGAATTTTCAGCATCTAATAGCGCGCATCAGTAAAAACTATGCCATGTATGCGGCTTGGTTCAAAGAGCAGGCATAA
- a CDS encoding bifunctional phosphoglucose/phosphomannose isomerase produces MFDLIESFPRQLVDAVALANAVNLKKKLPAISNIVVSGLGGSGIGGHAVIELVADELNVPLVVNNSYVLPHFAGKETLIILSSYSGNTEETVAVAKAVKEKGLTAICITSGGKLKELAEHYGWDYLLIPSGMPPRCGFGYSVVFQLALLEQYGLISSTFKTKVQQAATLLTTEQKNIQELAKNTALQLKNKLFALFADQGFHSLVVRAKQQFNENSKSLCWANVFPEMNHNELVAWRGAKGEISVVVFRSNWENARNKHRIAFSKEVIAQTGAAVVELFAKGNSSFEQYFYHTHLTDWISFYLAEQQQYDPMEIEVLNKLKAHLAAID; encoded by the coding sequence ATGTTTGATTTAATTGAAAGTTTTCCCCGCCAGTTAGTAGATGCTGTAGCATTGGCAAATGCCGTAAATCTAAAGAAGAAACTACCTGCAATAAGCAATATTGTTGTAAGCGGCTTGGGTGGCTCCGGTATTGGAGGTCATGCTGTAATTGAATTGGTTGCCGATGAATTGAACGTGCCTTTGGTGGTAAACAACAGTTATGTACTGCCTCATTTTGCAGGGAAAGAAACGCTCATTATACTTTCGTCTTACTCCGGTAATACCGAAGAAACCGTTGCTGTGGCAAAGGCCGTGAAGGAAAAAGGACTCACTGCTATTTGTATTACCAGTGGTGGAAAATTAAAGGAACTGGCAGAGCATTACGGTTGGGACTATTTGCTTATTCCTTCGGGAATGCCACCTCGCTGCGGCTTTGGCTATTCTGTAGTTTTTCAATTGGCACTATTGGAGCAATATGGGCTTATATCTTCAACCTTTAAAACTAAGGTGCAGCAAGCAGCCACATTACTTACCACGGAACAAAAAAACATACAGGAGCTAGCTAAAAACACAGCATTGCAGTTAAAAAATAAACTCTTTGCATTGTTTGCCGATCAAGGATTTCACAGTTTGGTAGTACGGGCTAAGCAGCAGTTCAACGAAAATTCAAAATCGCTTTGCTGGGCAAATGTATTTCCCGAGATGAATCACAACGAATTAGTAGCATGGCGCGGAGCCAAGGGCGAAATTTCGGTGGTGGTATTTAGAAGCAATTGGGAAAATGCTCGCAATAAACACCGCATTGCTTTCAGTAAAGAAGTAATTGCACAAACAGGAGCAGCGGTTGTTGAACTCTTTGCCAAAGGCAATTCATCTTTCGAACAATACTTTTATCACACACATTTAACCGATTGGATTTCGTTTTACCTTGCCGAGCAGCAACAGTACGATCCTATGGAAATTGAGGTGCTAAACAAACTCAAAGCACATTTGGCTGCTATAGATTAA
- a CDS encoding PorP/SprF family type IX secretion system membrane protein: MKHFYALIIVLFSIALVRAQDVHFSQYYAAPIYLNPALTANINGVFRAAANYRNQWFLIPTSNLKAPYQTIQGSFDMPILRERLRNDGFGFGLNVYHDRAGNGVLTTTTALASIAYHKAVDRYGRSRISFGLQAGVTNKAINLNNLVFESQFDQAIGYWNENLSNQESPIANTSIIYPTVNVGALWASHPKTKFRYYIGYAANNVSRPRESFLSDTKNRIQIRHIVHGGMEIFTSRRMDFSFAPTFLFMIQNAAQSYQTGLGFNYDYTDELGFFGSIATRFSPGNPDAVIGGFGMEFYNVRLGVSYDFNFSGLRTATRAQGAAEVGIVYVFKKEKTGPVQYSNYCPVF; encoded by the coding sequence ATGAAGCACTTCTACGCCCTCATAATAGTTTTGTTTTCTATAGCTTTGGTGCGCGCGCAAGACGTGCATTTTTCGCAATACTATGCGGCACCCATCTATTTGAATCCTGCATTAACTGCCAATATAAACGGAGTGTTTCGCGCAGCGGCAAATTATCGCAACCAATGGTTTTTAATTCCAACTTCTAATTTAAAGGCACCATACCAAACCATACAAGGCTCTTTCGATATGCCAATTCTACGGGAAAGGTTAAGAAACGATGGCTTTGGTTTTGGATTGAATGTGTACCACGATAGAGCGGGCAATGGTGTACTTACTACTACTACGGCATTGGCTTCTATTGCATACCACAAAGCGGTAGATAGATATGGAAGAAGCCGAATCTCATTTGGATTGCAGGCTGGAGTTACCAATAAGGCAATCAACTTGAATAACTTAGTGTTTGAATCGCAGTTCGACCAAGCAATTGGATATTGGAACGAGAATCTTTCGAACCAAGAAAGCCCTATTGCCAATACATCTATCATTTACCCAACTGTAAATGTGGGCGCATTATGGGCATCGCACCCAAAAACAAAGTTTAGGTATTACATTGGCTATGCTGCCAACAACGTATCGCGCCCGCGCGAATCTTTTTTAAGCGATACCAAAAACAGAATTCAAATTCGCCATATTGTACATGGCGGTATGGAAATTTTTACCAGCAGAAGAATGGACTTCAGCTTTGCACCCACTTTCCTTTTCATGATTCAGAATGCGGCACAGTCGTACCAAACAGGTTTAGGATTTAATTATGATTATACCGATGAGTTGGGCTTCTTTGGCTCAATAGCCACACGCTTTAGCCCAGGGAATCCTGATGCGGTAATTGGCGGTTTTGGAATGGAATTTTACAATGTGCGTTTAGGTGTAAGTTACGATTTTAATTTTAGCGGATTGCGCACCGCCACGCGTGCTCAAGGTGCAGCTGAAGTGGGCATTGTTTATGTATTCAAAAAGGAAAAAACAGGTCCTGTTCAGTATTCTAATTATTGTCCGGTGTTCTAA
- the idi gene encoding isopentenyl-diphosphate Delta-isomerase: protein MYELKIEKVEDLQQEEQVVLVDEQCTELGLMPKLEAHEKGLLHKAISIIIFNSKGEMLITQRAFTKYHWPGIWSNTCCSHPRAGESFSAAAQRRLQEELGFSTPLQEAFHFIYKATDDISGLIEHEYDMVYTGTYNERFQFNKDEIADVRWVTVNNLLEDVAQHPETYSFWFKIILQEFKQRGII, encoded by the coding sequence TTGTACGAATTAAAGATTGAAAAGGTGGAAGATTTACAACAAGAAGAACAAGTGGTGCTGGTAGATGAACAGTGTACAGAATTGGGTCTAATGCCTAAGTTGGAAGCCCACGAAAAAGGATTACTACATAAAGCAATCAGCATTATTATTTTTAATAGCAAGGGCGAAATGCTCATAACCCAACGGGCATTTACAAAATATCATTGGCCGGGAATATGGAGCAATACTTGTTGCAGCCATCCACGAGCAGGCGAAAGTTTTAGTGCCGCTGCACAGCGCAGGCTTCAAGAAGAATTGGGTTTTTCTACACCATTACAAGAAGCTTTCCATTTTATATATAAAGCTACAGACGATATTTCGGGTTTAATTGAACACGAATACGATATGGTTTATACAGGTACGTACAACGAGCGTTTTCAATTCAATAAAGATGAAATTGCCGATGTGCGTTGGGTAACTGTAAACAACTTGCTGGAAGATGTGGCACAGCACCCAGAAACCTATTCATTTTGGTTTAAAATTATATTGCAGGAATTTAAGCAGAGAGGTATTATTTAG
- a CDS encoding gliding motility-associated C-terminal domain-containing protein, with protein MKSIFLKVFVLAVIWSFTVVSYAQPGCPAVNAGPNQTLQCGTSCTNLTATYFNTGGTNTYAVSSIPYTPFSYTAGTSILVNQDDIWSPAISLPFTFCFFGKSYTQVVVGANGLISFDVSNAGNGCVWNTTSSGTFPTTNMYTNVIMGVYHDIDPSMGGTIKYQIIGSAPCRMFIISWYNVPMYDDIFLVGSCWNIPKATHQIAIYETTNAIEVYVDNKSACTGWNDGLATLGIQDETGTKAYIASSYNNSVWSTNKKAWRFTPNGTSIVNIDWLQGGNVIGTGTTINVCPTAATTYTARATYQPCNNGTPVVETSTVTVTPNLQFQAIIDSSKNVTCNGAANGAAYAHVKGGLAPVSYGWNTAPNQTTITNLAPGTYTFTAQDGSGCNISNTVTITEPPVMTVNVPNDTQTTCSGVGTGTLIAEVSGGNRPYTYKWSGSAQTDSSLKNIAAGTYTVTVTDSEGCTAIASGTLTLQVGNNNVALTSPIIANVSCNKGSDGSITAGATGGSGNYTYTWSNAASGVTISNLPEGAYSVTVNDGAGCTATATYNITEPTAVVIANGIVTNVSCNGGSDASITVSPSGGTGVITCNWSNGQLATNTATALTAGNYAVVATDQKGCADTAAYVVTEPNLLEITALNVTNIGCNGGVGTISANVIGGTPMYVYSWVRPSDGQAFHSQVISGLTPDFYTVTVTDSKGCTDTASATVTQAPGIDVSITSSTNVSCFNSTDATATTSVTGANGTITYTWSNGETGSTAINLPAGTQSVTVTDANNCLDTTTVVIGAPDSIYVVSYQVDSVSCFNGGDGVISISAIGGVGGFSYVWNNSQTDSVATNLTAGNYIVTITDANSCTTTFAAVVEQPTPINVTLATTKALCFGQASGTANTIVQGGTPPYTYVWSGGTGYGSSATNLFAGSYTLTVSDMNGCTTTQPFAVGEEDSLKLFAATTPEKCTYTSDGSISLSALGGVGTAYSFTISGNGLQQSNTTGLFENIPDGNYTVSVRDINNCLTSTEAVVQPATPDDFYIQADSTTCFGDVYRDGRIIITPIIPVNEPYLYAMLGSDYTSLGRFEKLGHGDYTIMVKNKNGCETTLVATVPQPEKLEAQIAPVLLKIDLGESATISVKHNGRNNITYSWAPTNGLSCVDCPNPMVSPFTETTYTLYLKDSPDGRKFCTAEASFTVEVGPHGEVLVPNMFSPNGDGINDVFYVYGNNVRDIRLTVFNRWGEKVFDADSMYKGWDGTYRNVAQSPGVYTYVVEFTFLDNQKLQKQGTVTLVR; from the coding sequence ATGAAAAGTATTTTTTTGAAAGTATTCGTGTTGGCAGTAATATGGAGTTTTACTGTTGTAAGTTATGCTCAACCCGGTTGCCCTGCGGTAAATGCCGGACCTAACCAAACACTGCAATGTGGAACTTCGTGTACCAATTTAACGGCTACTTATTTTAATACCGGTGGCACCAATACTTATGCCGTAAGTTCCATACCATACACACCTTTTAGTTATACTGCCGGCACAAGTATTTTGGTAAATCAAGATGATATTTGGTCTCCGGCTATTAGCTTACCTTTTACCTTTTGCTTTTTCGGGAAATCATATACGCAAGTGGTAGTAGGTGCCAATGGACTTATATCGTTCGATGTATCCAATGCCGGAAATGGCTGTGTATGGAACACTACGAGTAGCGGTACATTTCCTACAACTAATATGTACACCAATGTTATTATGGGAGTTTACCATGATATCGACCCTTCTATGGGCGGCACTATTAAGTACCAAATAATTGGGAGTGCCCCATGCCGTATGTTTATCATATCATGGTACAATGTGCCTATGTACGATGATATTTTTTTAGTAGGTTCTTGTTGGAATATACCTAAAGCAACCCATCAAATTGCCATTTATGAAACTACCAATGCTATTGAAGTGTATGTGGACAATAAAAGTGCTTGCACCGGTTGGAATGATGGTTTGGCAACTTTAGGTATTCAAGATGAAACAGGTACAAAAGCATACATAGCATCTAGTTACAACAACTCTGTTTGGAGCACCAATAAGAAGGCTTGGCGTTTTACACCTAACGGCACATCTATTGTAAATATCGACTGGCTGCAAGGAGGCAATGTAATAGGCACAGGAACTACTATAAATGTTTGCCCAACAGCGGCAACCACTTATACGGCACGCGCAACCTATCAGCCCTGCAATAATGGAACTCCAGTGGTAGAAACTAGTACGGTAACCGTAACACCCAACTTACAGTTTCAAGCAATAATTGATTCTTCTAAAAATGTAACGTGTAATGGTGCTGCCAATGGTGCTGCTTATGCTCACGTAAAAGGCGGCTTAGCTCCGGTTTCCTATGGCTGGAATACAGCACCTAATCAAACCACCATTACTAATTTAGCTCCGGGTACTTACACTTTTACGGCACAAGATGGTTCGGGTTGTAACATTTCTAATACTGTAACTATTACCGAGCCTCCGGTAATGACGGTAAATGTACCGAACGATACACAAACTACTTGCTCAGGCGTAGGAACAGGAACACTTATTGCTGAAGTATCAGGAGGCAATAGACCTTATACCTATAAGTGGAGCGGCTCTGCACAAACAGATTCTTCATTAAAAAACATTGCCGCAGGCACTTATACTGTAACCGTAACCGATAGTGAGGGCTGTACCGCAATAGCCAGTGGAACATTAACACTTCAAGTTGGAAACAATAATGTAGCGCTTACTTCACCCATTATTGCTAATGTTTCGTGCAATAAAGGCAGCGATGGAAGTATTACAGCCGGAGCCACCGGTGGTAGCGGAAATTATACCTACACCTGGAGTAATGCTGCTAGTGGGGTTACAATTTCAAATTTGCCGGAAGGAGCATATTCTGTTACGGTAAATGATGGTGCAGGCTGTACGGCAACTGCCACCTATAATATCACAGAACCTACGGCCGTTGTAATTGCCAATGGTATTGTTACAAATGTAAGTTGCAATGGAGGAAGTGATGCTTCTATAACTGTTTCACCTTCTGGTGGAACAGGTGTTATTACCTGTAATTGGAGTAACGGACAGTTAGCAACCAATACAGCTACGGCACTTACAGCAGGCAATTATGCAGTAGTTGCTACCGACCAAAAAGGCTGTGCCGATACTGCTGCCTATGTAGTTACAGAGCCCAATTTGCTAGAGATTACAGCACTTAACGTTACCAATATTGGCTGTAATGGTGGTGTTGGAACAATATCGGCAAATGTTATTGGTGGTACGCCTATGTATGTTTACAGTTGGGTTCGCCCAAGTGATGGACAAGCCTTCCATTCGCAAGTTATTAGCGGCTTAACTCCGGATTTCTACACTGTAACAGTTACTGATAGTAAAGGCTGTACTGATACAGCTTCTGCCACAGTTACGCAGGCTCCGGGAATAGATGTGAGCATTACATCCAGCACCAATGTTTCTTGCTTTAATAGTACCGATGCTACAGCCACTACTTCCGTTACAGGAGCTAATGGCACCATAACCTATACTTGGAGCAATGGCGAAACCGGCAGTACGGCCATAAACCTTCCGGCCGGAACACAATCTGTTACCGTAACCGATGCCAACAATTGTCTTGATACAACTACAGTAGTTATTGGTGCTCCGGATTCTATTTATGTTGTTTCATATCAGGTTGATAGTGTTTCGTGCTTTAATGGAGGTGATGGAGTTATATCCATATCAGCAATAGGGGGAGTTGGAGGTTTTTCCTATGTGTGGAATAATTCGCAGACAGATTCCGTGGCAACAAATTTAACTGCAGGCAATTACATTGTTACTATTACAGATGCCAATAGTTGTACTACTACATTTGCAGCAGTTGTAGAACAGCCTACGCCCATAAATGTTACACTTGCCACCACCAAGGCTCTTTGCTTTGGGCAAGCAAGCGGAACAGCCAATACTATTGTACAGGGCGGCACTCCACCATACACCTATGTTTGGAGCGGAGGCACCGGATATGGTAGCTCGGCAACCAATTTGTTTGCCGGAAGTTATACACTCACAGTAAGCGATATGAATGGATGCACAACCACTCAGCCATTTGCTGTTGGCGAAGAAGATTCGCTTAAATTATTTGCAGCTACCACTCCGGAAAAATGCACCTATACTTCCGATGGTTCTATTTCGCTTTCTGCACTTGGTGGAGTAGGAACGGCATATTCTTTTACCATATCAGGAAATGGTTTGCAACAAAGCAATACAACAGGTCTTTTTGAAAATATCCCCGATGGAAACTATACGGTAAGTGTACGCGATATCAACAATTGCCTTACTAGTACCGAAGCCGTTGTTCAGCCTGCCACACCAGATGATTTTTATATACAAGCAGACAGTACCACTTGCTTTGGAGATGTTTACCGCGATGGCAGAATAATTATTACGCCAATTATTCCTGTAAATGAACCCTACTTATATGCTATGCTTGGCTCTGATTATACCTCGCTTGGTCGTTTTGAAAAATTAGGACATGGTGATTATACCATTATGGTGAAAAATAAAAACGGATGCGAAACTACTTTAGTAGCTACGGTGCCGCAACCTGAAAAGTTAGAGGCACAAATAGCTCCGGTACTATTAAAAATTGATTTGGGCGAAAGCGCCACCATTAGTGTTAAGCACAATGGTAGAAATAATATAACATATAGTTGGGCACCTACCAACGGTTTAAGTTGTGTTGATTGCCCGAATCCAATGGTGTCTCCATTTACTGAAACTACTTACACATTATACCTTAAAGACTCTCCGGATGGAAGAAAGTTTTGTACGGCAGAGGCTTCATTCACTGTAGAAGTAGGACCTCATGGCGAAGTACTTGTGCCCAATATGTTTTCACCCAATGGTGATGGTATTAACGATGTGTTTTATGTATATGGCAACAATGTGCGCGATATACGGCTTACCGTATTTAACCGATGGGGCGAAAAAGTGTTTGATGCAGACTCTATGTACAAAGGTTGGGATGGTACTTATAGAAATGTAGCACAGTCGCCCGGAGTTTATACTTATGTAGTAGAATTTACATTTCTCGATAATCAAAAGTTACAAAAACAGGGGACTGTAACATTGGTACGATAA
- a CDS encoding pyridoxal phosphate-dependent aminotransferase produces MPKLSIKGNAMPPSPIRKLAPYAEAAKKRGVKVFHLNIGQPDIETPEQFWDELKDLDMKVLSYAPSDGYPVYKRQFSKYYNAIGIDVAPENFMITNGGSEALLFTMMSIMDEGDEIIIPEPMYANYIGFAQVGGIKVVPIPTSIENGFALPEIASFEALITPKTKAILICNPNNPTGYLYSEAELQTLRNLCLQHDLFLIADEVYREFVYEGKQHFSALNLSGLEQHVVVIDSISKRFSACGARIGALVTRNQELLAVALKFGQARLSPPSLGQLAGAALFDLPPAYYQNVVNEYSQRRNLLVEKLNTIEGVKCPNPGGAFYCVAALPIANADDFCQWMLEKFSHNNSTVMMAPASGFYSNTASGKNEVRIAYVLNNSDLSDAIDCLKEGLKAYATL; encoded by the coding sequence ATGCCGAAACTTTCAATAAAAGGAAACGCTATGCCGCCATCGCCCATTAGGAAATTAGCTCCTTATGCCGAAGCTGCTAAAAAGCGTGGAGTAAAGGTTTTTCACCTCAATATAGGACAACCCGATATCGAAACTCCGGAACAGTTTTGGGACGAGCTAAAAGATTTAGACATGAAGGTGCTCTCTTATGCACCCAGCGATGGCTATCCGGTTTACAAAAGGCAGTTTTCTAAGTATTACAATGCAATTGGCATTGATGTTGCACCCGAAAACTTTATGATAACCAATGGCGGCAGCGAAGCCCTATTGTTTACCATGATGAGTATTATGGATGAAGGCGATGAAATTATTATTCCCGAACCAATGTATGCCAATTATATTGGTTTTGCACAGGTAGGCGGTATAAAAGTAGTGCCCATTCCCACTTCAATAGAAAATGGTTTTGCACTTCCCGAAATAGCTTCTTTTGAAGCGCTTATTACGCCTAAAACAAAGGCCATACTTATTTGCAATCCCAATAACCCTACCGGTTATTTATACAGCGAAGCCGAGTTGCAAACCTTGCGCAACTTATGCCTGCAACACGATTTGTTTTTAATTGCCGATGAAGTTTATCGAGAGTTTGTGTACGAAGGGAAGCAACATTTTTCGGCATTAAACTTATCGGGTTTAGAACAGCATGTGGTGGTTATAGATTCTATAAGCAAACGCTTTTCGGCTTGTGGGGCGCGTATTGGAGCGCTTGTAACCCGCAATCAAGAATTGTTAGCTGTAGCTTTAAAGTTTGGTCAGGCAAGGCTTAGCCCGCCATCGCTTGGGCAGTTGGCAGGCGCAGCTTTGTTCGATTTGCCACCTGCATATTACCAAAATGTAGTAAATGAATATTCGCAACGCAGAAACTTATTGGTAGAAAAATTGAATACCATAGAAGGTGTAAAGTGCCCCAATCCGGGTGGAGCATTCTACTGCGTAGCTGCATTGCCTATTGCCAATGCCGATGATTTTTGCCAATGGATGCTCGAAAAATTTTCGCATAATAATTCAACTGTAATGATGGCTCCGGCATCGGGCTTCTATAGCAATACTGCTAGTGGTAAAAACGAAGTGCGTATTGCGTATGTACTAAACAATAGCGATTTAAGCGATGCAATAGATTGTTTAAAAGAAGGGCTTAAAGCCTATGCAACACTGTAA